The sequence below is a genomic window from Peromyscus maniculatus bairdii isolate BWxNUB_F1_BW_parent chromosome 17, HU_Pman_BW_mat_3.1, whole genome shotgun sequence.
TAGAAGTTTTCCCAAGACATTTTTGCACTCGCTGGATCAAGCCACGCCTGAAGCCCTCCGGTGTTTTCAGGGATCAagctacctttttatttttttgtttcttgagacagggtctctctgtgtagccctggctgtcctggaactcactctgtagcccaggctggcctcgaactcaagagatctacctgcctctacctcccgattaaaggcatgcgccaccacacctggcttcaatCTACCTTTTATATTGGGGTCAATTTGAGTTCAATTTCTTCTCTCAAGTAACATAAATCACTTTTTCTAACATTGGCACAAAGAACTTTGAAATGTGAATTTAACTGCATTGATGTGTGGTGATGAATGTAGCCCAGCTATGGTGGtgatgccttttatcccagcaggggcagaggcagggggatctctgagagtttgaaaccagcctgctctacaaagtgagttcctggacagccatggctacatagagaaaccttgactcagggagaaaaaaaaaaattccggAGAGTTAGGGGCCCAACTTGAGGGTGGGACTGAGCACCGGATCTACACTTAGCATTCCCAAGGCCCGTGTTCAATCCCCACCTGAGCTGCTTTCCTACAAAACTCCACACATGTGGCCCCTCCTGATGGAAAacgcctggggcttgctggttttGAACTGCCACCTTTCTAGGACCAGGGTGTAACTGACTGTCCGTGTGGCCGGAAGTGGACTCCTGGCCTGGAATTGGCCTGGCTTTTTTATCCTCTGTGGCTCAGGGGATTCCCAGACAACACACACAGTGTGTTGCAACATCACCCTAAACACCAAGGCCAGCTAAAGCCAGGACCTATGCACAGCGGAGGGGACCACAGTGTGCCTCCTGCAcacaggtcccatacattgcccaGGAAGCCTCAGGCAGGGGGCATGTCTCCATAACATTAGCTTCGGAaggtctcatcatgtagcccaggatgtcccCAACTTACgcctctatctctgcctcccaggaaaCTACACAATTGTTGCTCCCATCTGTGACCTTGGACAGGTCCTTGTCTCTGAACCTCATCATCCTCCCTCCCCCCGTAAAATGAAGAAATGCTTTTAGGCAGCTGCACACAGAAGGGGTCTAATCCATGTTTATTCTCTGGGATTCTCAATAGGACTTGCTTCCCCTGGGAGAACTGGAGTGTGGCTTCTCAGTGGACGAGAAGCCACTGCCATCTCCAGGACACTCAGAAGTACACAGAGTCCTCACGGTCGCTGTCCTCTTGGTCATCGAATTTTCGGATCTGGGACTTGAGgtgcctcagtttacccttcAGGTAGTGACAGCGAGCCTGCTTATCCAGGAAGCCAGGATCCTGGGGGAACAGGAGCTGAGGAAGTCCTCTTGGCACTCTAACCTGAGGTCCtcaagatttgtttttttatgaacCGCATACACGGTCCCAGTTTCAGGACCGGACCAGAGCCCACAGACCCAGGCGTCTCCACTCACCGCCCGCTTCTTCTCAAACTCTCTCCAGACACGAGCTGCCACGTGAGCCTCCTTCTGAAAGGGCGAGGCGGGGCAGGGGCTCAGAAGGGTGGGCAGGGCCGACGTGGCTGTGACGGCAGGGCCCACCCGGTAGAGGGAGCACCCTGGAGGACCCGGGGCTGACCTGGCTTCGCGGTGGGGGCAGTGACGTCAGCAGGGCCTCCAGCTGCCGGAGCTTGGCCTGCGCGGCCCCCACCTCGCGCTGGAGCTGCGAGAACTCTCCGAGCTGGTCCTCGAACACAGCGGCATAGCGGCTCCGATCCCTCCTGCTGCTCACCGGCGGGTACTTACTACCAGATCGGAAAAGGGGTCGGCGTGAGTGGGAGGAGATCTGCCTTTCCCCTCCGTCATGGCAACTGGCTTTTCTTTGCCCACGCTGGGACCCCCAACTAATGCCCCCAGTACCTTTCCTAACTCGGTACTGATCCTTCCTAGTTCCCAGGCTTTAAAAAGCAGGGAGGGACCACGAGCGTGGTGActcagggctgaggcaggaggttcatgaCCTTtaagaggctagcctgggctacaaggccagaacccccccccccggctttTCAACAAAAAGCCACAGTGGGGCACTCACAGCTCATAGTCAGGCACTGGGTTGGGACTGGGTCCCGGGGCTTTGGGAGGCTTTTCTTCGTGCAATGGGGCCTGGGGACGTAGCTCGTCCTCAAACACGATCTTCCGGGGCCTCGTGCGGAGCCCGGCCGGCCCCGGCTGACACTGCGGAGGGTGAGCGTGGGGCTCCCGGCTTCCAGACACCAGCGTCTGCACAGCAGCAGGGATCGCGGGTAAGAGGTGTCAGGAAGCGGGGTTCCCCCAGGTAGAGGCTCCTACACGGGCACTCACCCGAGGCTGGGGGCCGGCTGGGCGGGGCTTGGGGCCGGCTGGGCGGGGCTTGGGGCCGGCTGGGCGGGGCTGCGGGCGCTCCCGGGCGGGCATGCGCGGGGCCGCGGCGCTCGGGCGCCCCCGGACGGCGGGGCGCGAACTGCAAGCAGCGTTGGGGCCTGAGCGTCCGGCCCGGGGTCTGCAGGCGGCAGGAGGACCCGGCGGGCCGcgcctgggggcggggcctgcgggTATTTGCATACGCGAGCGCGGTTGGCTGGCCGCGCAACCCAGACTCCGCCCCTTGTCCGCGGACCCCGGCAGGGGGCGCTGAAGAGCTCCGAGGCGTCACCAAGCCCTCATTTGCATGAAGGCACGGGGTTGGCTGGCCGCGCagcgccggccccgcccccggctcCGAAGCCGGAAGGGAGCGATGCAGCGGATCCCGGGCGTCGCGGCGACCCCGGTCGGGTCGGAGCGACCCCCGCGCCTACCGCCGCAGCCCACGGTCACGTCCCCGCGGAATGCCCACCTCCTCCCGCCTGTCGGCCACTCGGGTCGTCCCGCGCAGTGTCACCTGTCCCCGAGCCGCGGATCCGCGCCCAGCTCTGCTGCCGGGAACGCAGCCGTGCAGGAACTGCCTATGGATCCGCTGTCCAGGGCGCCCGGCCGCCGGGGCGGGGCCAAATGGGTGGGCGGGGCCTGCGGGGTGTTGACACCCGGTTTGAGTCCTCTCTCTAGGGGCGCTGTCTGGGCTCATTAACTTTCCCAAATCTATTGTAAAAAAacaggttgttttttgtttgtttttagtaattgtatttttaaaaaatacctttgtGGTTGTGTGCATACACAGAGGCCAGCTCAGGTTATTGcttccccatcttttttttcccccgttttggctaggctggctggccgggAGCTCCGgatagatctgcctgtctctactccTAGCACTGGAATCATAGGCTCATGCACCCCACCCCTGGCATTTTAGATGGGTACTGAGGATTTGAATCTAGGTCTGCATACTTGGGCAACAAGCACTTTTACAATGAGTCTTTGCCTTATCGCCTAAAAGAAAGTTTAGGCTTTTATGATGTGGATTAGGTGTGTGCGTGGGAGTGCAGCTGCCCAGAGGCCACAGGTctcaggttccctggagctggagttacagtaaatatatttattattaaatagttTTTGATTTGCCTTTTCCCCTCCattcttgtattttatttgtgtgttctgGAGtggaactcgggttgtcaggtcTTTTGGCAAGTGCCTGTACCAGCTGAACCGTCTCATAAGCCTTTCTTTTGCTATTTTGGAGGATGTGGTCAGGCTCTCACTATGCTGGCCAACGTCAGGACAGAAAGTGTGCTGATCGACACCACCCTGCAGCCCACACACCCCACTCCACGAGCCCTGAAGGCGTGAGCTGGCTTTATTTCAGCCTGGGCATGATTCGGATAAACAAGATCATGCTGATGAAGACGAAGCACACGACGATCAGCATGGCCCACAGCAGCCAGTTCACCGACTTCTGCGCATGCTGCTCCAACCGCTCTGATTCTATCTTCAGCTTCTCCAGGTTCTGGTCGGCCATCTTGAGAGAGTGTGACAGGGTctgtgggagaaggggactgtCAACAGGACTGAGACCGCGTGGCCTCTCTTGGGTGGCCCAGGCTTCGGGCCCTAGCCGATGCTGTGCCCTCTGCTGGGTCTGCCTCAGCCACCCCTCCTTGGCCTTCCCCAAACTCCTGCTGAACCTGCAGGGCACCAGTCACAATGCCCCTCTTCCGCCCAGCTGTCTCAGTGCCCgaggcagcggctgcagcgtttCCCGCACCTGGTTGTCCTTCTTGATGACACTCTGGGCGGCCAGTGTGTTGGTCTTGAGGCTGCGTGCCAGGCCTAGCATCTCCTCCGCCAGCTTTTCCTGGAGGCCCTGGTGCCTCTGGAGGACGAGGTCAAGCTCGGACGCTGAATGCTTCTCATCTGCAGGTCTGGGCCCCTTTGCTCTGCTGACCCCACATGTAGTGGGTACCCAGGAGTGACAGGTGGAGATGTagacacccacatggtgccttCCCAAGGATCCCAGGGCCCATGGCATCACCCCAGTTCTGCTTGGGACTCAGTTTCCCCTGCTTTTTTACATTCCAGGAAGAGCAGCCCCGGAAAGGACTTCCAGTGGGCAGTTAGCTCCTTGTAGCATCACCTCAGGGGCCCAGCTTCACCCAGCGCCCATCACCTCAGGGGCCCAGCTTCACCCAGCCCCTCCCGTTCCCCACCACTCAACGGCTAAGATACTCACGTGCGCTTCCTCACGTCCACCTCAAGCTCTGTAAGCAAAGGAGGCCAAGGACCAAGGTTGGTTTCCTGTTTCCAAGTCTGCTACCCAGAATGCTGTTCTGCCTGGGACCTACTGTCCCCTGGACCCATCATCCTTCCTATCCCCAAGGTCCCAGGTCCCTCTCGGTGGCCTAGCACTGCACTGGGGCGCTGTCTCTCCTGGGGACACCTTCTCTTTCTCAGCCTCCCCTCGGGCATGGCTCAGCTGACCCTGGGTTACCCTCTTCCCGGGCTGGGGAAGatcaagggaggcaggcaggcacaaggACTGTGGAGCAGTAAGGACAGGGAAGTCTTGCCTGCCGTGACTCACCTCCAGGTGATTCctgtggggagaagagagaggcatGAGGCCATGCACCTTAATGTCTtcctaaatctctctctctgccttggggTGACCCACGAAAAGTGCTCTGAAGGACATTCCTTATTCTATTGTAAACAAATTCTGACGGGGGGCAATTCTGGGGCTCAACCAGACAGACATGGTCCATCTTGttgttgtcttttcttttgttcgttgttgagacagggtttctctgtgtagctctgttgtcctggaactcactctgtagcccaggctggcctcgaactcccggagatccacctacctctgcctcccgagtgcagggactaaaggtgtgcaccaccaccgccaccatctACTCTTGCCAGAAACCAAATTCCTGTTCCTTTAGCAATGTCTTGAGCACAGTACCTTCTCTGGGAAGCCTTGTCTGTGGGCCCTCTTGGGTTCCTGGTACTGTGTTCAATCTCTGTCCCTGTACAGACTCTGTGCTGTCCCAAGGATGGTCCCAGGGACAAGGGAGGAATCCTACCGTGCCCAGCAGCTCGCTCCGCATCTCACTGGTGTAACGTGCCCGGGACTGCAAATGCACGGTCTTGGTGGCGGGCACCCGTTCCCTGGCCGTGGTGGGCACGCGGCCAGGGGCCAGGAACTGGTTAGCGAGAGCCTTCTCCGAGGAGGAGGTCTGAGGGAACACGGGAAGGGCAAGGTCCGTCACTGGAGGGCTGTGTCCGGGTCCCGGGGGCTGCGGGGGCCCGAGCGGGCCGAGGAGGAGGGCAGGCTCACCAGCTTCTCAGCCTGCAGCATGCCCTTCAGGAAGTCCACCTTGCGCGAGTACTCGCTGATGACCTCAGAGGCGGGTTTGCtgaaaggcagaaggaggaagTCAACCCGCCTCTGTCGCGGCCTGGGGGGGTCTGGGCGCCCCACACTCACCTGGCCTGGATCTTCAGGGCCTGCAGCATGTCTTCCAGGGCACCCACATACTGGGAGGAAAGGCAGGGTGTCAGCTGTCAGGGACCAGGAAGGGGTGTGGCCGGGGCGGGGCCGGAGAGGGCGGAGCCAGGGCCGGGAGGGCGGAGCCACGGGCCGGGGtggggccggggcggggccgggaGAGGGCGGAGCCACGGGCCAGGAGAGGGCGGAGCCACGGGCCGGGGTGGGGCCGGGAGGGCGGAGCCACGGGCCGGGGtggggccggggcggggccgggaGAGGGCGGAGCCAGGGACCGGGGCGGGGCCGGGAGAGGGCGGAGCCACGGGCcagggtggggcctggagagggCGGAGCCACGGGCcagggtggggcctggagagggCGGAGCCACGGGCCAGGGTGGGACCAGGGCGGGGCCGGGGAGGGCGGAGCCGCGGGGCGGGGCCGGAGAGGGCGGAGCCACGGGCCGGGGCAGATCGTCATTAAGTGGGGGCAGAGGGCGTGGCCTGTGGCCGAGGGGGTGGGATCAGGAAGAGACACGGCGGGGCTATGCGCCAAGGGGCGGGGCCGCACTTGACGTGGCGGCGCCAACCGGAAGTGGCGTGGCCGGAGAGTTGGATCGTCGGCCCCTAGGGCCCGAGCCCTCTGTGGCGGCGTGGGAGTCCCTCACCTTCTCCAGACGCCACTCGTTCGGTTCCCGCTTTTCTGCCGCCATTGACTCGCAGCGACACAGCAACCGCACCAGGTTCAACTCCAGCCGCGACGTCGCCAGCGGGCGGTGACCGGCCCCTTCCGCCTGCGCCATCTTAGGAAAGGGCGGAAGTGCCTGCGAGGAGGCTTCTTTTGGTCGACCGTCCCGCCCCTCCGAGGTCCGCCCGGCTAGGCTTGGAACGAAAGTAGAGTTTTGTTTCAAGCCCCGGCGCTGTGCCGTCCGTGTTTGTCCAAGGATGAGCCGTTTCCTTCCCAAGAGAGcgtctttttaaaattgtagttTTGTTGTTtagtctttccttctttttttgaagCCTAGATGCGCCTGAGGCCGCCGATCACGTCCCGGGAGCTTTGGTCGGCAGGACCGGAAGGGCCGCACTTCAGCCTGGACCCACGCGCAACGCTCCCCGGGTCACTGCGTTCCGCTTGCTCGTCGGGCGCGTCTTCCGTCCTGACGCCCACAGACGGCCACGGCCTCCGCTTTCTGCTGGGCGGGGAGCCTTGGCCTGGGGCTTCCCCCGGCCCGGTTGGTGACACTCCAGGTGGGCGCTTCCGTCGGACGGACCGGCCAGTTTCCAGCGCCGGCCGCCTGTCCCCCGAGCCCGGACCGTCCCCATCCCGTGGTCATTCTGGTCCACTTTATGAAAATAGAACTCGCCAGCGAACCACGGAGGACCAGGAGGCAGGGCCCTTCCCTGGCTAACAGCAATACTTGTTCATCTTGTGTTGAACTCAGTCCGCTACGTGATTTTGCCCGCGGGGGATGGAGAATTCAGAGTGGAGACGATGCTAGATAGCAAGATCCCAGAATCTCTGAAGGACTTGTACAATGAGGAATGCAGGGGACAGGGTCTGCCATGGGGGTTATAAACCGTGCCTGGCATTTCTGCCTTTTCTAAGGCGAGTGACCCTCCCTACCCTATACCCTACTCCCACCTTCGACTTTGCAAGGTCAAAAAttaagttgtttttcttcttttgagtctccagcacttttttttttttttttttttaaacttgcacgggtgttttgcctgcatgtatgtctgtgtgagggagtcagatcttggagttacagacaactgtgagctgccatgtgggtgctgggaattgaacccggaacctctggaagatcagtcagtgctctcaactgctgagccatctctccagccccatccagcACTCATAATATGAAGCGAGGATTGTTGTCTCATACTCCCCAGCTCTGGTCTTGAGCGGCTTCCTTTAGCTCTGTTGGGAAAGCATCTGCTACATCTCTCTGCCTTAAGGGGACAGGACCCAAGTCCGGGCTAAGGCAGATCTGGATCACACCCAATACTCAGCATCCTATAGGAATCCAGTGTCAatccgtgcgtgcgtgcgtgcgtgcgtgcgtgcgtgcgtgcgtgcgtgcgtgcgtgtgtgtgtgtgtgtgtgtgtgttgagcacTCAAATTTACATGGAGGACTgccctgtggaggccagggggcAACCTCAGTGtcatccctcccccatctccccatctctctcgacagggtctcactagaccaggctggccttgaacagagatctgcctatttctgcctcccaagtgctgggattaaaatgtgGGACAGCAGCCTGAGCTTGAGCTACACTCtgtttggcctggaactcctcaAGCGGGCTGGACTGGCCCGCTGGTGAGCCTCCGAGATCCACTTGTTTCCTCCCCAGCACCGGAACTGCAAGCCCTCAGCACTAGACCCAGCTTTCaatgttttgggttttattttatttaaatgttgtgtatgtgtgtgggtccaTGTGCATGTATGGACTCATGGCATGTAAGTGCagatgcccatggaagccagaagtggaTGCTGGATCGTCTGGAGCTGGGattgtggttgtgagctgcctataGTGGGAGCCGAGGATTGGAatcatcaggtcctctgcaagagctgtgtgtgctcttaaccactgagcacccCTGCAGCCCCTCACATGGCTTCTGAGAGTGAGAAGTGTAAGGCAAAGCATCGCAGACCTGAGAAAGTTTCTAAAGAGATGCTGGGCTGGACCCATAAATGGCTCtggcaggaggacctgagttcaacacccagcaccatgtcaggcaGCACAgtttcctgtaactccagcctcttCAGGGACCtgccttcacatgcacatacccacacacagacacacaactaaaacatacacatttaaactgggcggtagtggcacaggcctttaatcctagcactcggaaggcagaggcaggtggatctttgagttcataggccagtctggtctacagagtgagttccaggacagccaggcctacacacagaaaccctgtctcaaaaaccatttttatctatatttaaatatgaatgcataaatatattatatttaaatctttttaaaaaatgatattggatcccctggcactggagttaggGTGGCTGGGagggccatgtggttctgggacctgagcctgggtcctctgaaagaacagtaagcattcttaacttctgagccagtCTCCCAGTCTTTTTGGAGACAGCTTGACTGTGCAGCCCTGATTGGCCTCCAGCTCAGACCCtcggctggggttaaaggccggAGCCACATCAGCACCTGCACACCTTTGTGGCCACCACTCGACAGATTGCATTTCCTTTCTGAGGTGGGGTGACCACATTTCGCTCTTCATTCCTGTTGGTGTGACCTGCATggctttggcacacacacacacacacacacacacacaccggggtcatgtgggaggaagaaacagacaTATGCAGACCGGCTGCCATCGGGTGGGATGCTCtgaattttaagattattttatttgtgtgcacatgtgctcctGTTCCCACGTCCCTTTGCACAGACGGAGGTCAGAGAATTTGGAGTTGGATCTCTGCCATGTGTGAGCCGACCTGCCACGGCTCTTGACGGGCCCTCATGAgtaccacaaagcccacccctcaGGACACCTGGGTCCTGCTCACTTCAGAAAATACCCTGGAGGACACTGAATCCAGGGTTCACAAAGGCAGTGTGGGTGTGACAGCCCCCCTCTCCCGGCTCTGTGGCTGGGACAGGTAGGGTGCTGTCAGAACCATTAGTCTGTTAGTGTTGACCTTGCCTTGGATCTGAAACACAAAAATGCTGTGCATGCCTTGATGACCACATCTGTCCAAGGAGCTGGGGACACGGCTCAGAGGGCAaagaggctggcctggaaagGACAAGGGCCTGCGTGCAGCTCCTCGGCACTCACATCAACAGCCAAGTGTGGTCTGCAGCCTGGGGCCAAACTTGAGTCTGCCGGACTCcagactgcccccccccctgTCCAGTTCGGGCCAAGGATGACATCCGAAGGTGGTGGCAGTGGGGGACGCCTCAGGTGAGGAGCACTGACTGCGCCACCAGAGGATCGAGGGTCAACTTTCAGCACCCTCAGTGGTAGTTTACACCCGTTCAAAATCCTAGTTCCAGGGAACCGATgcccctttcctggcctccacaggcatcaggcatgcacagtGGTACACAGGCATTCATTGAAACACCTATTaacacttaataaaaataaatcttaaaaaaaaaaaattgaaaggcaATGGCAGCCTTCAGGAGGTCTGGAGAGGCTCTCTAGGTGACACTACCCTTAGAGTTTTCATGTGGCTGGACCGGCAGGAGGAGGTGAGGCAGACGGCTCCCAGAGAGGCCCTGTGGCTGAGGAGGCCTGGTAAGTCTTGTTCGTGGGAGCCTGGCCCTTCATCCCACTAGAGCTTAGCAAGACCGGCGGACAGAGCAGATGGGCTGTCCAGAGGATTCCTTGCACAAGTGCACTGAGCCAGCCCTGGGGGGCCAGCTGGACCTCCAGAGGGGGCTGGGCCAAGACTCGGACACACCCCAGGCCATCCTGAAGAACTGGCTTGGAACTGCTTCAGGCTGGCCCGAGACCCACTGTGTGTTGGAGCAGCCTGTCCCACAAGCAGGCGAGGGTGACATGGGACTCCCGGGCCTCCTCCACAGAGGTGTCTGCTCAAATGCACCTGACCCTGAGAACACTACTGTGCACTTGCCCCAGGGGCCCCTTTGGAGGGGGGGGGCAAGGTTTTacaatgtagccttggctggcttgaaactcattatgtagaccaggctggcctcaaactcaaagatccatttgcctctgtctcgagtgctgggattgcaagtgggCACCACTACATGCGGCCCTTTGGTTTTTAATAAAGACTAAAgactataataatttttttaaaaggccaggTGTAGCGAGTGGTCTGgtgtggtgacattgtgttccccaacatattgtgcaccctaataaacttatctggggttagagacaggacagccactagatacaaagtctataaaatggtggcactcacacctttaatcctagcattccagaggtagaaatccctctggatctctgtgagttcaaggccaccttggaaatggccaggcatggtgacacacacctttaatcccaggaagcaagcctttaattccagagagtggtggtagaaagcggaaaggtatataaggcgtgaggacgagaaactagaagcatctggctggttaagcatttggctggttaagtttttaggttttgagcagcacagttcagcttgacagccattcggatgaggacacagaggcctccagtctgaggaaacaggatcagctgaggatccggcgaggtgaggttagctgtggcctgttctgtctctctgaccatccagcattcaccccaataactggccccgggtttgattttattaataagaactgttaagattcctgctacagtctggTCCTACAATCTCAGCCCTGGGTGGAACCAGCCAGCCCTGTCAGTCAGGGAGCTCAGGTTCAGGGCCGTCTTCAAAAAGATGAGGTGGAGGGCTACAGAAGGAGACATCGATCACATTGACCTCCACACGTGTATACAGAGATAAGTTAAACTACCAAGAGTAGGCTAATACTAGCCCCTGCAACCCAAAGCCGGGAGCCGGGCAGCCTTTGCTGTCCTCACTCCCCAGCAGGCCTGGGAAGCGAAActgcagcagcagccagtgcCACCCCGGCCAAAGGGGGCACAGCAGGCCCTACCAGAGCAAATACAACCCTCCATTTGCATGAGACACCCTGGCCACACCTCCTTTCCTGGCGATGTAAGCAGGTCCTTTGCCGGCTTTTCACACGGGATTTCATAGAAAGCTTAAGCAGCCAGTGTGTGACAGGGATCCATTATGaagccctggaacttgctatgtagaccaggctgccctcaaactgtgTTGATttcgcctgcctttgcctcaggaTTGTTGGTACTAGtatgcctggctttgttcttttgagactcaGCTGGCCCATATGTatctgtcctggttagttttatgtcaacttgacacaagctagagtcatcagggaGGGGCAGGAAACCTCAGTCGAGATGATGTGTCTGTAAGAtggagctgtaggcaagcctgtgggcattttctgaattagtgATTGCTGGAGTGATTGATTGCTCAGTTCATAGTGGGTGgggctatccctgggctggtggtcttaggttctataagaaagcaagttctggtctacaaagtgaattccaggacagccagggctgttacagagaaacgctgtctcgaaaaacaaaacaaagttttagcctggtgtggtggcacttaggaggcagaggtaggcggatctctgtgagttcgaggccagcctgatctatatagagcaagttccaggacagctagggctacacagagaaatctgtctggaaaagaaaacaaggcaggctgagcaagccaggggaagcaagccagtgagcagcaccctccatggcctctgcatcagctcctgcctccaggttcctgtccagcttgagttcctgttctgacttctttcaatgatagACAGTGATaaggaagtataagccaaatacaccctttcctccccaactgctTTTTTTTGGTCATGAGGTTTCATTAAAGCAACAGAACCCCTAAGACACTAGTCCAAACTAGCTCTGAACACTGATGCTGGGATTCTCGTGTGTAGTTAATCTCACCAATTTTACAGCATCCATTCACTTCGTAAACAAACCTCTGGGTATGGCCACGAGGGACGGCCTAGGTTTAGGTTACTCTGAGCCTCCAGCTGCCGAGCCTGCCCTTCTGTCATGGACTAAGTATTTGGATTATGAGCCCCAACAAAACCTTCCCTAGTTATGTTTGTCAGGCATTTTGCCAATGCAATGAGAAGTGGCTAACCGCTGTGTCACCGGCCAGACACCTTTGTCTGCCACCCTTGTGGGGAAGATGGAGCTGCCAACAGGATGAGGATGCAGGGCAGACCAGGAGAGCTGGATGGAGTTGGGGTGGCTCAGAAGACAGACTCCCAGCACTACCTGGTGTCTCaccaacacctgtaactccagctccagagaattcaacgccctcttttggcctctgtggtcaccagtgcgcgcgcgcacacacacacacacacacacacacacacacacacacacacacacaccccacacacttaaaaatctgaaaaaagtCTCAAGGTGGAAGGAACAGGAGCAGAGATGAGAAATGTGACCTTGTTGCTACAGCAGCAGACACACCAGTGCTGGAGGATACAGGTCAGAGCAAgtggcttccagcctgaggatctagacaggggttctcaacctgtgggtcacaacccttgggggtgaatgaccctttcacaggggttgcatttCAGATacttacaattcataatagtagcaaaattacacttacgaagtagcagcaaaaataatttttatggttgggggttggTAAGTATTTTTGGTTCCCCAGTAATTGGTTTCTCTGCCGATTCAATGAGCCAAGTCAAGCTGAATTTAAAAGCCCAGATTAATGAGCATTGGGTTCCCTGGTGAGctcggggtgggggagggggaaatccCGCGGCAGGTCTATGAACTGGAGCTCCAATACCCTG
It includes:
- the Ocel1 gene encoding occludin/ELL domain-containing protein 1 isoform X4, producing MQIPAGPAPRRGPPGPPAACRPRAGRSGPNAACSSRPAVRGRPSAAAPRMPARERPQPRPAGPKPRPAGPKPRPAGPQPRTLVSGSREPHAHPPQCQPGPAGLRTRPRKIVFEDELRPQAPLHEEKPPKAPGPSPNPVPDYELKYPPVSSRRDRSRYAAVFEDQLGEFSQLQREVGAAQAKLRQLEALLTSLPPPRSQEAHVAARVWREFEKKRADPGFLDKQARCHYLKGKLRHLKSQIRKFDDQEDSDREDSVYF
- the Ocel1 gene encoding occludin/ELL domain-containing protein 1 isoform X2; translated protein: MSPDSAPRERTQTGCQHPAGPAHPFGPAPAAGRPGQRIHRQFLHGCVPGSRAGRGSAARGQVTLRGTTRVADRREETLVSGSREPHAHPPQCQPGPAGLRTRPRKIVFEDELRPQAPLHEEKPPKAPGPSPNPVPDYELKYPPVSSRRDRSRYAAVFEDQLGEFSQLQREVGAAQAKLRQLEALLTSLPPPRSQEAHVAARVWREFEKKRADPGFLDKQARCHYLKGKLRHLKSQIRKFDDQEDSDREDSVYF
- the Ocel1 gene encoding occludin/ELL domain-containing protein 1 isoform X3, with amino-acid sequence MQIPAGPAPRRGPPGPPAACRPRAGRSGPNAACSSRPAVRGRPSAAAPRMPARERPQPRPAGPKPRPAGPKPRPAGPQPRTLVSGSREPHAHPPQCQPGPAGLRTRPRKIVFEDELRPQAPLHEEKPPKAPGPSPNPVPDYELKYPPVSSRRDRSRYAAVFEDQLGEFSQLQREVGAAQAKLRQLEALLTSLPPPRSQKEAHVAARVWREFEKKRADPGFLDKQARCHYLKGKLRHLKSQIRKFDDQEDSDREDSVYF
- the Ocel1 gene encoding occludin/ELL domain-containing protein 1 isoform X1; its protein translation is MSPDSAPRERTQTGCQHPAGPAHPFGPAPAAGRPGQRIHRQFLHGCVPGSRAGRGSAARGQVTLRGTTRVADRREETLVSGSREPHAHPPQCQPGPAGLRTRPRKIVFEDELRPQAPLHEEKPPKAPGPSPNPVPDYELKYPPVSSRRDRSRYAAVFEDQLGEFSQLQREVGAAQAKLRQLEALLTSLPPPRSQKEAHVAARVWREFEKKRADPGFLDKQARCHYLKGKLRHLKSQIRKFDDQEDSDREDSVYF
- the Use1 gene encoding vesicle transport protein USE1 yields the protein MAQAEGAGHRPLATSRLELNLVRLLCRCESMAAEKREPNEWRLEKYVGALEDMLQALKIQASKPASEVISEYSRKVDFLKGMLQAEKLTSSSEKALANQFLAPGRVPTTARERVPATKTVHLQSRARYTSEMRSELLGTESPGELEVDVRKRTAKGPRPADEKHSASELDLVLQRHQGLQEKLAEEMLGLARSLKTNTLAAQSVIKKDNQTLSHSLKMADQNLEKLKIESERLEQHAQKSVNWLLWAMLIVVCFVFISMILFIRIMPRLK